A stretch of DNA from Elephas maximus indicus isolate mEleMax1 chromosome 21, mEleMax1 primary haplotype, whole genome shotgun sequence:
TGTGTGGTTTTCCATTGGAGGTAGTCTGTCTGCTTTCTCTGGTCAAGTTGAACTTTTAATGGAGTTTATTATCTTCCTCTCTGTACAAAGAGCCTACTTTTGTGTATTCTGGTGGCTGACATCATGAAACTTTGAGATGACAAAACGTAAAACAGAAAACCCTTGTCAACGTAGAAAGAGTTAACTGTGCTGAAAAActaataaagacactaagaagaaTATGAGTGTGGTGATGCTATGCCCAGAGAGAATGTTTAGGTTGGTGTGTCTCGGGTTTATGTGCAGGTGGGAGGCCAGGGACTGTCCCTGTCTCTGTAGCTCCAGCACTTGTTACATACGTTATTTTGCTGGTCCTCAACATTAATTCCACAGAACGGATACTATCTCggtttacagatggggaaactgagcttCAGGATAAGGGATCTGCCGTAATAAGAGGACACATTGGGAGCTGAACTCGGCGTTGTTTGACCTCAAAACCTATATGTAGCGGTACCGTCTACTTGCTGCCCGGATTGGTTACATTTAACAGCATGTTGCTTAGCTGCCCATGTTTAACCACCatgcttcattcattcacttaatatTGAGCCCGTTTTATGCCAGCTAATAGAGAAACAATAAAAATACCCAGTATGTGCTATGCGGAGGAGGAAAAACGGGAGGGTGTACTAGCCAGTGCGGGGAACGAGGGTCTATTCTAGATCCGAGAAGGCTCCTCGCGCCACCCCGGAGCATACACACGCAGACTGCTATAACTGAGCAAACAGGAGGAAAACGGTAGCTAACAAGGGGCCTTCGACGCCCACCTGGGTGCGATTTCCTCCGGCCAGCGGCCAAGCCCTCGCCTCCCAATCCAGAAACCGGATTTTGTTCTAGCATCTAGACTTCCACCACGCGAGGTCCCAGCTCTCGGAGACTCATCCGTGTGGAGGGCTATACGTGGCTCAGAAGGTTGGAGGCAGCACCAGAACACTCTTTCCTGTACTCGGACCAAGCGTTTTCTGAACTCGACTGGGGACCCCACCCCATTTCCATGGGGTCGATTGCGACTCAACGactccataggatagagtagaactgcccatagggttttcaagactgataTATTTTACGGAACCAAGACTGccaaggctggtgggttccaccgCCGACCTctcagcagccgagcgcttaaccactgctccacctgaGCTCCTTCAATTGGGGGCACCTGGACTCAAAGAGGATGTTTTCAGGAGTAACTATTAGACCGGCAGCAAAGCCCCACAAGGCTCTCCCGGGTGGATGCTGAAACCACGTGGTCCTAGTGCCAGCTGGCTCGCTCCCATAAGGCCCCGCCCCGGAGGCGTGGTCAGGGCGCCGGAAGCGCCCGCTCGGATCTACTAACAACTAGGGCCTTGCGCGCTCGGACCATGGCGGCCGAGGCGAAGCGCCCGCGGGTGAGTCCCGGGCGGGAGGCGCAGGGCTCACCCCTCTCCGCTGAGCCCCACCTCACCCCAACCGCCCCCCGCCCCGGGACGCCGTCCCGCGCGCGCCCCCTGTGCTCCCTGCCCTGGGTCACCTGCCGCTGTCCGCGCGCCCCCTCCCCCACTCAGAGTCCTGCCTCCTCGCGCGGGCACGCGCGCGCCGCCGTCCTTTCCCGTCCCCCGCGGGCCGTCCTGGGTGGGGCCCCGTCACTGCCCTCGCTTGTCTCAGGTGGCGGGGTCCGTGGGCGGCGGCGGCGACGCGGATCCAGACCCGGTGGCCGGCTTTCTGAGCTGGTGCGGGGGTGTGGGGCTGGAGCTTAGTCCCAAGGTGAGTGAGTGGGCAGCGGGCTGGAGGGAGGGGTGGCGGGGGCGCGGCCAGCTCTGACAGGCCCGGCCCTTTGCTCAGGTGGCGGTGAGCCGGCAGGGCACGGTGGCCGGCTACGGCATGGTGGCCCGAGAGAGCGTGCAGCCGGGGGAACTGCTGTTCGCAGTGCCACGGGCAGCTATCCTGTCACAGCACACTTGCTGCATCGGCGGCCTGCTGGAGCGAGGTGGGCATGCGGGCGGGTGGGCGGGCGGGGGTGCCGGGCCGCACCGCCGGGCGCCGAGACCTTCACCCTTGCGTCTCCCGCAGAGCGAGGCGCGCTGCAGAGCCAGTCGGGCTGGGTGCCGCTGCTACTGGCGCTGCTCCACGAGCTGCAGGCTCCGTCCTCGCCCTGGAGCCCCTACTTCGCGCTCTGGCCCGAGCTGAGCCGCCTGGAGCACCCTATGTTCTGGTGAGAGCCCTGGGAGGGGTTCGGGAATGCTTGCAGGCAGCCTGCTTTAGCCACCCTGCCCCCAAACGCTGGTCCTGGTAGGGTGTGTAAAGGGAATCTGAATGGGGGTGTCACTACAGGCCGGAAGAGGAATGGCGGCGACTGCTGCAGGGCACAGGCGTTCCCGAGGCCGTGGAGAAGGATTTGGCCAACATTCGCAGCGAGTACTATTCCATCGTCCTGCCCTTCATGGAAGCCCATCCCGAACTGTTCAGTCCCTGCGTTCGCTCCCTAGAACTCTACCAGCAGCTCGTGGCTCTAGTGATGGCCTACAGGTCAGTGAGTAGAACCTGAGGAAGGGAACCTGTTTTTAGAACTATTGGTGTTTGGAACCTACTAGCGGCTCTGGAGGGTGGGggaagacctgtcaatctgccgccataaaattatagcctagaaaaccctatgggcagtagtgaaaattgactccatgcacctaacaacactggTGGACAGGAAAAGGAAGTGAGCCCCTTACCCAAAACGGGGCCTCAGCCAAGTTCTCTCTCCCAGCTTTCAGGAACcactggaggaagaggaggatgaAAAGGAGCCAAATTCCCCCTTGATGGTGCCTGCTGCAGACATACTAAACCACTTAGCTAATCACAATGCCCATCTAGAATACTCACCAGTGAGTAGATCCTGCccagttcttgttttttttatgtgcacCGATGATGAGGGTGTGGATTCAAATCCGTGTGTCATTTATGCTAGCCTGCTAACTGGCTAAAGGCTCGCTATCCCAATTCAATTCATGCTAAAAACGAGTAGGTGAAATTAGCTCTTCCTGCATCTCCTTGCTTTTTACTCAAGCATAACCCCAATCAAAATATTTGAACACAAACTTATTTCGAACGCCTAAAAGAAAATGGCAGTTAACTCTGACAAATTATTCAGCCATCCTTTATTTGGAGCTGGAGTTTGGGTGTCTTGCATAACCACGCTTCATTCTTCCCTTCGCTGCTCTGTAAGTGCCAGTGAGCCAAGGTAGCGTGTGGGCCCCATGGACAGCAGCCTGAGACATCTAGTCTCACTACTGAGGAGGGTCTTCATAGGTCAGGGGTCTAGGGCTATCCCAGGGCTGTAATTAATCAACTGTATTTGCTATACAGAAAGTTGTAAGAAAAAAGTTTATGGAATTGAGAATTAGGAATTAGGGACTTATTAATCCTTGCTTCCATTGTCTTTCCCCACTTTGAACTGGGTTTAAATtattcttaaaagctagcaactTTTTAAGTGCTGAAAATGAGCAATCAAGCGATTCACCTGATGCAACACTGAGGCTGAGCTGTGTATGCCTCACCCCTCTCATTCTACAGTGCAGGGTCAGAAAGGACTTAAAAGGCAGACGCTGGTATAGCATCACTCCTATGGCTGAAATACACCTGCTGGAGGCTCTTCTAATAGGGAGATAATCTTTCGGGGGCTGGCTTGGGAAAGGCCTGGCTGCAGCTTCTCCCTTCTACGCTAGGACTGCCTTCGGATGGTTGCCACCCAGCCCATTCCTAAAGGCCAGGAGATTTTCAACACTTATGGGCAAATGGCTAATTGGCAACTGATTCATATGTATGGTTTTGTTGAACCATATCCTGGCAACACTGATGACACAGCTGACATTCAGATGGTGACAGTTCGTGAAGCAGCATTACAGGGTGAGTGTCTGATTAACTGCCAGTCTTGGACATTGGCGGACATGTCTCTGTACTCACCTATCCCACTCTACTTCCCACACCCCCAAGTTCAGGAGCTCTGCTACATAGCAGTTGCCCCCACTTTTGGGCAGAGGGTAGACTAAGGgtagattaaaaagagaaatgagtCCTTGGGTACACTGACTTGCGGACCATTGCTTTTCCATCTACAGGAACGAAAGTTGAAGCTGAGAGGCTCCTACTACATGAGCGCTGGGATTTCTTATGCAAACTGGAGATGGTCGGGGAAGAGGGAGCCTTTGTGATCGGGTGGGAAGAGGTGATAACTGGAGAGGAGTTGACCACCACACTCAAGGTAAAGGGCTGAGAAAGTGAGAAGACGGGAGGTGTGTGGTGGACTGAATGGGGAGGACACTTAATAAAAATGCTGCCAAGACAGGTGAGGCCTCCTCTAAATCAGCTTCAGAAGCACACAAGTAATGCATCCTAAATAAAGGGTCTGATGGTTGCTTCCAGGTACTGTGCATGCCTGCTGAGGAGTTCAGAGAGTTTAAAGACCAGGATGGATGGGACGACAATAACAGGGAAGAGGACAGCCTGAGAATCACAGATATCCCTAAGCTGAGAGCATCATGGAGACAGCTTCTTCGGGACAGTGTTTTGTTGACCCTGCAAAACTATGCCACAGACTTAAAAACGGAGCAGGATTTACTCAATAATAAGGAGGCATATGCCAAACTCAGCTGGAGGGAACAGCAGGCTTTACAGGTTCGCTATGGTCAGAAAATGATCTTACATAACTTGTTGGAACTGACAAGTTAGTAGGCTGCCCTGCTGCCTGAAGGAACAGAGATGATAACAATTTTACTGTAAGCTAATATTCATTGATGcttcaaaagaaggaaaatctgGATCTTGCTATTCTTATTAAATATCAAAAGGAGAAGTAGCAAAAGGGGTTATCCTGGCTGGGATTCACTCTGAGTATGGGTAACATGTAAAAAGACTTGGGACAGCAGACTTAGGAACCACTGCTAATTGTTAAACTAAGAACAAAATTTTTggctgttttgttgttttaaccAAAGCAGGAATGTAGTAGTAATAGGCCTTCTCATATTCTAGCATTTAATAACATGGACTTTAtaggtaaaaaaaatatataggtagatagaccaaaaaaccaaacccagtgccgttgagtcgattccaactcatggcgaccctataggacagagcagaactgccccacagagtttcccaggagcgccttgcagatctgaactgccaaccctttggttagcagctgtagcactgaaccactatgccaccagggtttcctaggcagataGAGCTGGTTCAAATCTGGGTCTACTCTgagttacctattttttttttttttttaagactcttcCACTTCCTGTTTAAGGACTCAGTAAGCTATAAAACTGGTACAGAATGAGCACTCAGTGATGATAGTCGCTTTAATTCCACCCTCCATTATCCAACTAGCAGTCTGAGGTTTGCTCCAGATGGTACAACTCCCCCTTGAGGGAATGAACCCTAAGGCCCCAAGGACATTCAAGCCCCACTCATGTTACGACTTCAATTATTTAATTTTGAACTTTTCATCCTTTCTTAAAACTTGACAGTCATCATCAAAGGTAAGGTAAATTTTAAGTGGAAAAGTTTTAAATATATACctactcattttctttttaaaattaacatcAGAGACCATGAAGGGTAAAAGGATGTTAAAGATAAATGGATTTTTTGTAAATTTGTAATTCAGTTTAACCATAGAGACCTGCTCCAATAATTTCACTGTTGAAAAGGAAACAGGAAGCAAAACACTATACAAAAAGCATCTTCCTTGCTTGTTTGGCATGCCAGATTAGTGGGAAAGAGTTATCAGTTCATTCAGCAGAAAGTCACCATCCACTTTCTTCTCGCCACCAGCACTGGCCGCTGCTACTGAGAAAGGCACAGTGGACTCGCATGCGCGACATGACTTTACTGTTACAGTGTGCGTACACCTACAAGAAGTGGGGATGCTAACGCCCAGGAACTAGAAAGACTACAAAATACAACACACGGACCAATACATTTACAAAACATTCAGAATCCTTACAAAAGGAGCTGTATTggtcctttttacttttttgttgttaaactcATATGGCCATTCAGTGGTAATGGGGAAAGGCAGTTCATACGgtctggttccctttctttcCCCCATAATTTACAAGTATTAGGAAAGAAGGGGGAGCTTTACACCTGGTCCAGTTTCCCTTTATAAAAAGAACTATTTCAAAGGCTCAAGGGGTATCCTCTCCAGGAAAGACAAGAAGCTGGTAAAACTGTTGCTCTCCCTGCACAGTCAGTTTTAGATTGGGGCCAGGGAAGAggccaaacaaaaaaccacagcaCCTTAATCTTGAGCCCCTCACCACATTCCCTGGCATACCAAATTCCTGCATGTCCACATTTTCAACACCGTGGTTGTCTTCAAGCTCCCctgtccacattaaaaaaaaaaataagttacatAATATTTAAACTGGCTTTTCGTTATTCTTTGGGATACCAGGAACGTCAGGAGACACGGAGCTATGTCCCCAGACAAGTGCACGGCATCAGTAGCTGCCTCTGTTGTATGCTGGGTAGATACCAGTTTATCCACTTGCCTTGGACACGTTTTGCACAAACCCAAGAAGTTCCAGACAAAGGTTTTCTGTTTCATATATTTACACAAGTTCAAAATGATATTCACAGCATCTTCTAAATTTTGGCCAAGAGTcaaaaaaatgcatttaaactTTGGAACGTGCCCACATAGACAGGAGGCTGACCCCAACAGTACAGGGGCCAGATACCCGAGAACCAAAGGGCTGGAAAAGTCAGGAGGACCCAGAGGATTCTTCCGTCAGTTTATAAACTCGGTGCGATGGGCCCTCCTGGCTGACAAGCTTACAACAGAGATGCAGTTCCATCTAACTGGCACCTGTCCCTTCCATTACTTGCTGAGCTTGCTTCTGTCCCATACAGCACTGTGCGACCGACTGGAATAACCTGAAAAGTGgagacaaaattttatttgtgagaAAACTTCAGACCTAGCAATACGTACTTCCTATCTAGCTTCCCATCTGCCTTAACTATTGCCTTCATCACCAACCCAAGCTGGAGACAGCGAATGAACCTCATTTTCCTGTCCCATTCCTACATAATTAACTTGTAACTCACTTTTCAATTTCTGGGGCACAGTGTACAAACTCGTGGTTCCAGAACTTAAACGCTGGATTTTTAATCAGCTCAATGAAAGTAATGAGAAGACCCCAAGGATGTGGCCTATTTACAATCAACCGTTCCAAGAGAACCctggagaagggagagaaaaagttAATGCACAGAGAGACATACAAATTCATGACCACTCCTCTACTGCTTTTTTCCTAACTCATCCCTGATTATAAAACCACATGCAAAAGCTGCTTGCTTTTACTAAAGACAGTGGATTAATTTCTATACACGGCATGGTTAATGTAGACAGATTGTGAAATTAGAACACCTGTGTTTCAATCCTGGCTTTTCCCTTATGGAAACCTAGAAGACTACTAGCATAAGGTGAGGATAACTTATCTGTCTCTCAGAGTGGTTGAGAAtgagatggagagaaaaaaaCCCACCAAGTACATGCACAGCATATAGAAAGTAATCACTTAAAAGAATGAATACCCAATAAAAGTGAGGAAATAGGAAACAAGAATTCAAACACTGCTAGTGCCTATGAAAACCAGTGTAAATTTTCTGAGtggcaatacattgtttgacctACCAACTGTACTTCAAAATCTACCCTAAGGAAATAATGAAGCCCATGAACAAAGACTTAAGTACAAGGAAGTTCACTGCAGCTTTATACATATTCACAAAGGTAGGACACTAGCATCTAAACATCTAATAATAAAATACTAGTTAAACTTTGGTACATAAATCCAAGGAATACCATACTTAGTACCACAGGTACTAATATGAGGTGAAAGTACACGGGCAAAAGTATGTTCTCAGTATTTTAAGTATAGTTGTATGTAATCACACTACAGTCTACCCACTGCCTCATCTCCGATGCTGTGAACGCAATCTGCAACAGATTCTTAACTACTGTTAAGTAAATGAATATGATGATGATCTTAGTTCTCCTGCTTCAAAACCTTTAACCCAGTGGCAATGAGGTAAATTCCAAGCTCCTTAATCCCTAACATAGTCTTTTAAAAAGCCTGCATGATTTGAGACCCTGGTTAATTAAATTTGACCACCACCTCAGAGTGATGCCCTCAGTTAAAATATGCTGCCTTTTACTGTCAACTTTTTATTCCAGCAATGATCATGACTTGTAATTCTCTATTTGTGATTTTTTGTGTCCAGTATCAGACTAAGAATCAGGAGAGCAGAAACCATGTTTATTTTATTCACAACCATACTGCACATCAAACATTACTGAACACAGATGCTCAGTGAACACTGAATGCATGGAAAAAACACTCAGAATTTGtaatgggaggaggagggggaagagacACCATTTAAGAAGCACTTAAACTAGTTTCTCTCTTACCTTGTGATCTGTTCCTGGATAGCTTCAGTGTTGGCCTCTGCAAAAAGGTACAGCATGGTGCAGCTGAAGTAATGTGTGTGACTATTTGGGTACCGTAGCTGATTCGCAATTGCATTCAAGAAGAGATACCGACCTAGAAATGAAGAACAAGCAGCTGAGTGAGGCCTTTGACAGGCCAACAAACAGTTCTCACTGGCTAGGGTTTGGATTTCTATACAGGCTTTCAAAGGAATTTTTTTCTGGTCTAAAACAGAGGTTCTCGAATTTTTGGTCTCAGGACCCcaaagaattttttgtttttgtgggttATATTTCTGTATTTCCACATTAGAATTAAGATTTCAAAAagttcattttaaagaaaaatgggcCCACTACGTTAatataaaaagttaataaaaaatattttcatgatgAGTGACATCGTTTGACTTTTTGCAGAATTCCTTCAATGTCTAGCTTAATAGAATACAGCTGTATTCTCATTTCTGCTTCTGCCTTCAGTCACTCAGCTGCAGTGTCACGTTTCCTGTAGCTCTGGAGAACCCCACTGTAACACCTGTCATAGAATGGCAGCAGAAAAGGCAAATATGCTGTCTCACCATCATGAAAATATCGTGACTTCACAGCCTTCCTAAAAGGGCCTTGGAGACACC
This window harbors:
- the SETD6 gene encoding N-lysine methyltransferase SETD6, which encodes MAAEAKRPRVAGSVGGGGDADPDPVAGFLSWCGGVGLELSPKVAVSRQGTVAGYGMVARESVQPGELLFAVPRAAILSQHTCCIGGLLERERGALQSQSGWVPLLLALLHELQAPSSPWSPYFALWPELSRLEHPMFWPEEEWRRLLQGTGVPEAVEKDLANIRSEYYSIVLPFMEAHPELFSPCVRSLELYQQLVALVMAYSFQEPLEEEEDEKEPNSPLMVPAADILNHLANHNAHLEYSPDCLRMVATQPIPKGQEIFNTYGQMANWQLIHMYGFVEPYPGNTDDTADIQMVTVREAALQGTKVEAERLLLHERWDFLCKLEMVGEEGAFVIGWEEVITGEELTTTLKVLCMPAEEFREFKDQDGWDDNNREEDSLRITDIPKLRASWRQLLRDSVLLTLQNYATDLKTEQDLLNNKEAYAKLSWREQQALQVRYGQKMILHNLLELTS